A genome region from Anabaena sphaerica FACHB-251 includes the following:
- a CDS encoding hydantoinase B/oxoprolinase family protein, with protein sequence MYITSQPDPVRLEIFKNLYQFIAEQMGIVLQNTAASVNIKERLDFSCAIFDASGLLVANAPHIPVHLGSMSESVRSLINDQGDTIKPGNVYLSNNPYNGGTHLPDVTAITPVFLESSENIASPIFFVASRGHQADIGGITPGSMPPHSTTVTEEGIIFDNFLLVQEGDFQEAAVRHHLLNHPYPSRNPDQNIADFKAQIAANERGVQELGKMVNQYGLETVKAYMQFVQDNAEESVRRAIDVLKDGSFIYKMDSGAEIKVQVKIDRENRCAKIDFVGTSAQLNSNFNAPKAVTQAAVLYVFRTLVDDNIPLNAGCLKPLEIIIPEGCMLNPTYPAAVVAGNVETSQTIVDALYGALGVMSASQGTMNNFTFGNQKYQYYETICGGSGAGINFDGTDAVHTHMTNSRLTDPEVLETRYPVQVESFSLRPHSGGKGKYSGGDGVIRRIKFLEKMTANILSNHRLVPPFSLNGAAAGQVGRNWVQRQNGTEEILDSTATVEMQPGDIFVIETPGGGGFG encoded by the coding sequence ATGTACATAACATCTCAACCAGATCCAGTCCGTTTAGAAATATTCAAAAATCTCTATCAATTTATCGCTGAACAAATGGGAATTGTTCTGCAAAACACAGCAGCATCAGTCAATATTAAAGAACGACTAGATTTTTCCTGTGCTATTTTTGATGCTTCTGGTTTATTAGTTGCTAATGCTCCCCATATTCCTGTACATTTAGGCTCAATGAGTGAAAGTGTCCGCAGTTTAATTAATGATCAAGGTGACACTATCAAACCGGGAAATGTCTATTTATCAAATAACCCCTATAACGGTGGCACACATTTACCTGATGTCACAGCTATTACTCCCGTCTTTTTAGAAAGTAGCGAAAATATTGCTAGTCCTATATTTTTTGTTGCTTCCCGTGGACACCAAGCCGATATTGGTGGTATTACTCCCGGTTCTATGCCTCCTCACAGTACCACAGTAACAGAAGAAGGAATTATTTTTGATAATTTTCTCTTAGTTCAAGAGGGAGATTTTCAAGAAGCAGCCGTTAGACATCATTTGTTAAATCATCCCTATCCTAGTCGAAATCCTGATCAAAATATTGCAGATTTTAAAGCTCAAATTGCTGCTAATGAAAGGGGTGTTCAAGAACTTGGTAAAATGGTTAATCAATATGGACTAGAAACAGTTAAAGCTTATATGCAGTTTGTCCAAGATAATGCTGAAGAATCTGTCAGACGGGCAATTGATGTTTTAAAAGATGGGTCATTTATTTATAAAATGGATAGCGGTGCAGAAATTAAAGTTCAGGTGAAAATTGACAGAGAAAATCGCTGTGCTAAAATTGATTTTGTTGGCACATCTGCACAATTAAATAGTAACTTTAATGCTCCCAAAGCTGTAACTCAAGCAGCGGTTTTATATGTATTTCGGACTTTGGTTGATGATAATATTCCTCTCAATGCTGGTTGTCTCAAACCTTTAGAAATTATTATTCCTGAAGGTTGTATGTTGAACCCAACTTATCCCGCAGCGGTAGTTGCAGGCAATGTGGAAACTTCGCAAACTATTGTTGATGCTTTATATGGTGCTTTGGGTGTGATGTCAGCTTCCCAAGGAACTATGAATAATTTTACTTTTGGTAATCAAAAATATCAATATTATGAAACTATCTGCGGTGGTTCTGGTGCAGGAATTAATTTTGATGGTACTGATGCGGTTCATACTCACATGACTAACTCTCGCTTGACTGATCCTGAAGTTTTAGAAACTCGTTATCCTGTGCAGGTGGAAAGTTTTAGTTTGCGTCCCCATAGTGGAGGGAAAGGAAAATATTCGGGAGGTGATGGGGTAATTCGTCGCATTAAGTTTTTAGAAAAAATGACTGCAAATATTCTTTCTAACCATCGTTTAGTTCCTCCTTTTAGTTTAAATGGTGCAGCAGCGGGACAGGTAGGACGCAACTGGGTACAACGTCAAAATGGCACTGAGGAGATTTTAGATAGTACCGCAACTGTAGAGATGCAACCAGGGGATATTTTTGTGATCGAAACTCCAGGAGGTGGGGGTTTTGGGTAA
- a CDS encoding Uma2 family endonuclease yields MMITQEIVSEESFFPEDLTFPPSDLYSDEPTVETELHLRQIILLFKCLEWLWKERNDFYAAGNLSIYYSPNQKKTENFRGPDFFVVLGTDRKTRKSWVVWEENGKYPHVIVEILSPTTAKTDRESKKELYQETFRTPEYFWFDPFTLEFAGFHLNNGKYQPIQTNEKGHLWSEQLGLYLGIHDGLLRYFTPEDNLVPTPEETAEQQTQRAKQEAQRAERETQQAEQETQRAKQETQRAERLAAKLRELNIDPLSKKN; encoded by the coding sequence ATGATGATTACTCAAGAAATAGTATCTGAAGAAAGCTTCTTTCCAGAAGATTTAACTTTTCCTCCAAGTGATTTATATAGCGATGAACCGACCGTAGAAACAGAACTACATCTAAGACAAATAATCCTACTTTTCAAATGCTTAGAATGGTTATGGAAAGAAAGAAATGATTTCTATGCTGCGGGAAATTTAAGTATTTACTATAGTCCTAACCAGAAAAAAACAGAAAATTTTCGTGGACCTGATTTTTTTGTGGTCTTAGGAACTGATCGCAAAACGCGTAAAAGTTGGGTAGTGTGGGAAGAAAATGGTAAATATCCTCATGTAATTGTCGAAATTCTCTCACCAACAACAGCGAAAACAGATAGGGAATCTAAAAAAGAACTTTATCAAGAGACTTTCCGCACACCGGAATATTTTTGGTTTGACCCATTTACATTAGAATTTGCAGGTTTTCATTTAAACAATGGCAAATATCAACCTATTCAAACCAACGAAAAAGGACATTTATGGAGTGAACAATTAGGTTTATATTTGGGAATTCATGATGGTTTACTACGTTATTTCACACCAGAAGATAATTTAGTACCTACACCTGAAGAAACCGCAGAACAGCAAACTCAACGAGCAAAACAGGAAGCTCAACGAGCAGAACGTGAAACTCAACAAGCAGAACAGGAAACTCAACGAGCAAAACAGGAAACTCAACGAGCGGAGCGTTTAGCAGCAAAATTGCGGGAATTAAATATTGATCCGTTAAGCAAAAAAAACTGA
- a CDS encoding hydantoinase/oxoprolinase family protein — protein sequence MLKIFADRGGTFTDIVAVTNNQTIIDRLSNYTQRFLIVPLPNQEWVIVYKLLSENPEQYEDAVIQGIRDIIGIPSHESIPYQTIEIVKMGTTVATNALLERHGDRVVLLITKGFKDALRIGYQNRPNIFARRIILPTMLYEQVIEVDERYDAQGNELIPLNIEQVKQDLQTVYHTGIRSCAIVFMHSDRYPQHEQQIAQIAQEIGFTQISVSHQVSPLMKLVSRGDTTVVDAYLTPILRRYVNQVASHLPNVRLMFMKSDGGLTDAEQFQGKDSILSGPAGGIVGAVQTSKRAGFDLIITFDMGGTSTDVAHFKGEYERQLDSEIAGARMRVPVLAINTIAAGGGSILYFDGSSYRVGPESAGSNPGPASYRRGGPLTVTDANVMLGKIQPQYFPAVFGSEGKLPLDQEIVIHKFTQLAENIASVTGNCRTPEQVASGFIAIAVENMANAIKKISLQRGYDVTKYVLCCFGGAGGQVACLIADTLGMKKIFMHPFAGVLSAYGMGLADVRATRVTGIEQPLNSTLIPQLQQLMAALETQARSELNQPEETIEEIVKKVNLKYEGTNSILTVDFNSDVALMQHHFEIEHKSRYGFIQTQKPLIVESISVEVIQKMDTPEEPLIIRKSPLKERPQPVEIVKMFTAEKWHDTPIYRRENLQPGDCINGAAIIVEKISTIVVEPNWQANLNERNHLILERLV from the coding sequence ATGTTGAAAATTTTTGCAGACCGGGGTGGGACATTTACAGATATTGTTGCTGTCACCAATAATCAAACAATCATAGACAGACTCTCAAATTATACACAACGTTTTTTAATTGTCCCTCTACCTAACCAGGAATGGGTAATAGTCTATAAATTACTGTCAGAAAATCCCGAACAATATGAAGATGCAGTTATTCAAGGAATTCGAGACATTATCGGAATTCCTAGTCATGAATCTATTCCCTATCAAACTATAGAAATAGTGAAAATGGGAACAACAGTAGCTACAAATGCACTGTTGGAAAGACATGGAGATAGGGTTGTTTTGCTCATTACTAAAGGGTTTAAAGATGCCTTGAGAATTGGCTACCAAAATCGTCCCAATATCTTTGCACGTCGGATTATATTACCTACCATGCTTTATGAACAAGTAATTGAAGTCGATGAAAGATATGATGCTCAAGGAAATGAATTAATCCCATTAAATATTGAACAAGTTAAACAAGATTTACAAACAGTTTACCATACAGGAATTAGAAGTTGTGCTATTGTATTTATGCACAGCGATCGCTATCCCCAACATGAACAACAAATAGCCCAAATTGCTCAAGAAATTGGCTTTACACAAATTTCTGTATCCCATCAAGTCAGTCCATTAATGAAACTCGTAAGTAGAGGAGATACCACCGTTGTTGATGCCTATTTAACTCCTATTCTTCGTCGCTATGTTAACCAGGTAGCTAGTCATTTACCCAACGTCAGATTAATGTTTATGAAATCCGATGGAGGGTTAACCGACGCAGAACAATTTCAAGGTAAAGATAGCATTTTAAGTGGCCCTGCTGGTGGTATTGTCGGTGCAGTACAAACCAGCAAAAGAGCAGGTTTTGATTTAATTATTACCTTTGACATGGGAGGAACAAGTACAGATGTTGCTCACTTTAAAGGAGAATATGAAAGACAACTAGATTCAGAAATTGCAGGTGCGCGGATGCGAGTTCCTGTATTAGCAATTAACACCATTGCTGCGGGTGGTGGTTCAATTTTATATTTTGATGGTTCTAGTTATCGTGTTGGACCAGAGTCTGCTGGATCAAATCCTGGTCCAGCTTCTTATCGTCGTGGTGGACCATTAACTGTGACAGATGCTAACGTCATGTTAGGTAAAATTCAACCTCAATATTTCCCCGCAGTTTTTGGTAGTGAAGGTAAATTACCCCTCGATCAAGAAATAGTCATTCACAAATTTACACAATTAGCTGAAAATATCGCATCTGTTACCGGAAATTGTCGTACTCCTGAACAAGTAGCATCGGGTTTTATTGCTATTGCAGTTGAAAACATGGCAAATGCTATTAAAAAAATTAGCCTCCAACGTGGTTATGATGTAACTAAATATGTACTTTGTTGTTTTGGTGGTGCAGGTGGACAAGTTGCTTGTTTAATTGCTGATACTTTAGGAATGAAAAAGATATTTATGCACCCTTTCGCTGGTGTTCTTTCTGCTTATGGAATGGGTTTAGCTGATGTGAGAGCTACCAGAGTTACAGGAATAGAACAACCTTTAAATTCAACACTAATTCCTCAATTACAGCAATTAATGGCAGCTTTAGAAACTCAAGCTCGTAGCGAATTAAACCAACCAGAAGAAACAATAGAAGAAATAGTTAAAAAAGTTAATTTAAAATATGAGGGGACTAATTCGATTCTCACAGTTGATTTTAACTCCGATGTGGCATTAATGCAACATCATTTTGAGATTGAACATAAATCAAGATATGGTTTCATCCAAACACAAAAACCATTAATTGTTGAATCTATTTCTGTGGAAGTAATTCAAAAAATGGATACTCCTGAAGAACCTTTAATTATTCGTAAATCCCCCTTAAAGGAAAGACCCCAACCTGTAGAAATAGTCAAGATGTTTACTGCTGAAAAATGGCATGATACGCCAATTTATAGGCGAGAAAATTTACAGCCAGGAGATTGTATCAACGGTGCTGCTATTATTGTCGAAAAAATCAGCACAATTGTAGTTGAACCTAACTGGCAAGCAAACTTAAATGAGCGTAATCATTTAATCTTAGAACGTTTGGTTTAA
- a CDS encoding SDR family oxidoreductase, producing MILVTGATGGIGRRVVRLLRQQQQVVRSFVRLTSHYSELEHRGSDIFIGDLRREQDIQKACQGVKYIISAHGSANNDALSLDYRANIELIDQAKVQGVEHFVFISVLGAERGYEDAPVFKAKRAVERYLQSSGLDYTILRPSGLASNLLPLAERFRETGLYLLIGDSKNRTSIVSTDDLARIIVDSLTIADACNQILPVGGPEILLREDIPKIFSRIFNKEPIIINVPLFAVDSFRGALGLFNSSAQTTLGTFRTLLANEFFCTSEEITNLERIYNFHLETLENFLRRYLEI from the coding sequence ATGATTCTAGTCACTGGAGCAACTGGAGGAATTGGTCGCCGTGTCGTGCGACTGTTACGCCAACAACAACAAGTTGTGCGGTCATTTGTCCGTCTTACGTCCCATTACAGCGAGTTAGAACACCGGGGTTCTGATATCTTCATCGGTGATTTACGACGAGAACAGGACATTCAGAAAGCTTGCCAAGGTGTGAAATATATCATTAGCGCCCACGGTTCTGCTAATAATGATGCTCTATCTTTGGATTATCGCGCTAATATTGAACTCATTGACCAGGCTAAAGTCCAGGGTGTTGAACATTTTGTCTTTATATCTGTTTTAGGTGCTGAAAGAGGATATGAAGATGCTCCCGTGTTCAAAGCCAAACGAGCAGTAGAAAGATATCTGCAAAGTAGTGGCTTAGATTACACTATTTTACGTCCATCTGGACTAGCATCAAACCTGCTACCACTAGCGGAACGGTTTCGAGAAACGGGTTTGTATCTGCTCATCGGTGATTCAAAAAATCGCACATCTATTGTTAGTACCGATGATTTAGCCAGGATAATTGTAGATTCTTTGACCATTGCTGATGCTTGTAATCAAATCTTACCAGTAGGAGGACCAGAAATTTTATTGCGTGAGGATATTCCTAAAATTTTTAGTCGCATCTTTAACAAAGAACCAATAATCATTAATGTCCCATTATTTGCTGTTGACAGCTTCCGGGGTGCATTAGGTTTATTTAACTCCTCAGCACAAACAACTTTAGGAACTTTTCGCACTTTACTAGCTAATGAATTTTTCTGTACATCAGAAGAAATCACCAATTTAGAAAGGATTTATAACTTTCATTTGGAAACATTAGAAAACTTTTTGCGCCGTTATTTAGAAATTTAG
- a CDS encoding HlyD family efflux transporter periplasmic adaptor subunit, which yields MKYSLSANAVQARQTKERFAKPEEQLSYELGKAVQELPPLYTRLLAGTISVVIFGAISWAHFSEIDEVATAPGELIASSQVRPVTSLGNGTILAVKVKEGDRVTKDQVLIERDPNLQQTDVNRLAKASKLIEEDLQRLQAERTGGKTAGTKLQDELLNSRLLDYKAKQAAAEAEAQRQLAIINQAKILSTRLQENLASAKTSVINAQTNLANAENIRLKVANSLSIAQKREENLRTLLTPGAVPRVDYLEAQERLNRANTDIIRSSDEVTNAENRVTEAQDKVTSLEKDIAAQKQEIRQAEQAYQTAKNQDLRLTSERQSEILTQINKRKEELTNVAGQLEQARKQKDGETIKAPVAGTIYKIKATKGPVQSGEELLSIVPEGEEMLLEVKVLNRDIGFIRQDMKAKVKLATFPFQEFGVVDGEVLQISPNAVVDKELGLVFPTRIKLSKHSMNVRGQEVEFTPGMAANAEIVTRKKSVLTFIVEPITRRFSEAFSVR from the coding sequence ATGAAATATTCCCTATCTGCAAATGCTGTTCAAGCACGTCAAACCAAAGAAAGATTTGCCAAACCAGAGGAACAATTATCTTATGAATTAGGTAAAGCTGTACAGGAATTACCACCACTTTATACCAGATTATTAGCGGGAACAATTAGCGTTGTTATATTTGGGGCGATTTCCTGGGCGCATTTTTCAGAAATTGATGAAGTTGCTACAGCACCAGGAGAATTAATTGCTTCTAGTCAAGTTAGACCTGTGACATCTTTGGGTAATGGAACTATTTTAGCAGTGAAAGTGAAAGAAGGCGATCGCGTTACCAAAGATCAAGTTTTAATTGAACGTGATCCTAATTTACAACAAACTGATGTGAACCGATTGGCTAAAGCTAGTAAATTGATTGAGGAAGATTTACAACGTTTACAAGCTGAAAGGACTGGGGGAAAAACTGCGGGAACGAAATTACAAGATGAATTGTTAAATTCGCGTTTGTTAGACTATAAAGCTAAACAAGCAGCAGCTGAAGCTGAAGCACAACGTCAACTGGCAATTATCAATCAAGCCAAAATACTTTCAACTCGCTTACAAGAAAATTTAGCCAGTGCGAAAACCAGTGTTATTAATGCTCAAACTAATTTAGCTAATGCCGAAAATATCCGTCTTAAAGTTGCAAATAGTTTAAGTATTGCTCAAAAAAGAGAAGAAAATCTCCGCACTTTATTAACTCCCGGTGCTGTTCCCAGAGTTGATTATTTAGAGGCACAAGAAAGATTAAACCGTGCAAATACTGATATTATTAGAAGTTCAGATGAAGTAACCAACGCCGAAAATAGAGTTACAGAAGCTCAAGATAAAGTGACATCTTTAGAAAAAGATATTGCTGCTCAAAAGCAAGAAATTCGCCAAGCAGAACAAGCTTATCAAACTGCAAAAAATCAAGATTTACGTTTAACTTCTGAAAGACAAAGTGAAATTTTAACCCAAATCAATAAACGCAAAGAAGAATTAACTAATGTTGCTGGACAATTAGAACAAGCGAGAAAGCAAAAAGACGGAGAAACTATTAAAGCACCTGTAGCGGGAACAATTTATAAAATCAAAGCGACTAAAGGACCTGTTCAATCTGGGGAAGAATTGTTATCAATTGTCCCCGAAGGAGAAGAAATGCTTTTAGAGGTGAAAGTTCTGAACCGGGATATAGGATTTATCCGTCAGGATATGAAAGCAAAAGTCAAACTAGCAACTTTCCCTTTTCAAGAATTTGGTGTTGTGGATGGTGAAGTTTTACAAATTAGTCCAAATGCAGTTGTTGATAAAGAATTGGGTTTAGTTTTTCCGACGCGAATTAAGCTAAGTAAGCATTCAATGAATGTGCGGGGACAAGAGGTGGAATTTACGCCAGGGATGGCTGCAAATGCTGAGATTGTGACTAGGAAGAAGTCGGTTTTAACGTTTATTGTTGAGCCAATTACCCGCAGATTTAGTGAGGCTTTTTCTGTGAGGTAA
- a CDS encoding NB-ARC domain-containing protein, translated as MIKFTAKPERTYALVVGIEKYQEKAWNVTAPAMDALKFADWLIQRGVPKANIRLCLSYLEENQNLFSQADLEIEAATEANIFTIITDFLSQKSGDLFYLFWAGHGLITSKRERRLLCADITKLNWQNIDLDSLLLFFKSDAFAIRHHVVIIDACANYLVESAGRPTNLGGRSFSSGKPRTESQQFILLATREGEKAKVNSQEKTGYFSQAVREALAQEPLDIWPPDMRTVADKVKQQFASLDKQQLPTYYYYQNWDGDKHSENPFTKSITPQNIPRSSVIKFVGRETALTDLHQKLQQRERVAITAIAGMGGVGKTELALQYALHYWEQGTYSGGVCWLRVRDENIGEQIVNFAQNYLGLKIPEHIKGLDNQVRWCWQNWQEENVLIVLDDVNNYAHIKSYLPSVNSHFRVLITTRLELLQSNQRIELKVLGLDTAIILLESFISRERIQNEYTIAQKICEFLGCLPLGLELVGRYLQYKHDLSLAEMLERLEANGVKQQALQKPEKFTSDMTAELGVSAAFDLSWQELNSTAKELSLFLCIFDLVPMSWQLIEQCFPEQDPKNLEEARDEFLVYLHLLQREGKETYKLHELIREFFQSKLVELTQTNLMEAVALKIGYIATKNTICITEILQKGLLNWNFPPTSPLSALEWGKQVYIASQSWCNGLDKLAKLLMPLRVDGNLPVLGVALVEKNSSSFIDNLLNKLPNSGAILSEQILINNPNLFSLVTGWYFGDNIQENIVELPSEATKIVDYHYTCDSSYLNALFELGWSHFQSRSSLIKPNVSTAWQYTFDHIVEKLSKLLQERSLPVSSGYLSLEAGWHAAIYLTRKHLINSYPYRNEYYDPIALDEIENCLSKVNQNQFSSMRKHCLNQLRIEIEACSDKGQTHLTFSPSIQVYKSRSNISDEILLNYTTEIFQQSIESYEQLVNNLFMKFVPKLKLASILPARLVGYIAPPKNSADSISMRWHWESLSKNQKSYVDFKLIENESSLPSSFSQTALFPQGLKVSPFTPFTWLGTNPVTERVYQWLWEDLKKIGWVKGDRLNHAGFPYWR; from the coding sequence ATGATCAAGTTTACCGCTAAACCAGAGCGGACTTATGCTCTAGTTGTTGGCATAGAGAAATATCAAGAAAAAGCTTGGAATGTCACAGCCCCAGCAATGGACGCGCTCAAATTTGCTGATTGGCTAATTCAAAGGGGAGTACCAAAAGCAAATATTCGCCTGTGTTTGTCTTATTTAGAAGAAAATCAAAATTTATTTTCCCAAGCAGATTTAGAGATAGAAGCAGCAACAGAAGCAAATATTTTTACAATTATCACAGATTTTTTATCACAAAAATCAGGAGATTTGTTTTATCTATTTTGGGCAGGACATGGTTTAATTACTTCAAAACGAGAACGACGGTTATTGTGTGCTGATATTACCAAACTGAATTGGCAGAATATTGATTTAGATTCTTTGCTGCTATTTTTCAAGTCAGATGCTTTTGCAATTCGTCATCATGTTGTTATTATTGATGCTTGTGCCAATTATCTTGTAGAATCAGCAGGAAGACCAACGAATTTAGGTGGCAGAAGTTTTTCTAGTGGTAAACCAAGAACAGAAAGTCAACAATTTATTTTATTAGCCACAAGAGAGGGAGAAAAAGCTAAAGTTAATTCCCAAGAAAAAACAGGGTATTTTTCCCAAGCTGTCAGGGAAGCTTTGGCACAAGAACCGTTAGATATTTGGCCTCCCGATATGCGGACAGTTGCTGATAAAGTTAAACAGCAATTTGCGAGTTTAGATAAACAACAATTACCAACATATTATTATTATCAAAATTGGGATGGCGATAAACATAGTGAAAATCCGTTTACAAAGTCAATTACTCCCCAAAATATTCCCCGCAGTAGTGTAATTAAATTTGTCGGACGAGAAACAGCACTAACAGACTTGCACCAGAAATTACAACAAAGAGAACGAGTTGCAATTACCGCTATTGCTGGTATGGGTGGTGTAGGTAAAACCGAATTAGCCTTGCAATATGCTTTACATTATTGGGAACAAGGAACATATTCTGGTGGTGTTTGTTGGTTGCGGGTAAGAGATGAGAATATCGGTGAACAAATTGTTAATTTTGCTCAAAACTATTTAGGCTTAAAGATTCCTGAACATATTAAAGGTTTAGATAATCAAGTACGTTGGTGTTGGCAAAATTGGCAAGAGGAAAATGTTTTAATTGTATTAGATGATGTTAATAACTATGCACATATTAAATCTTATCTTCCTTCTGTAAATTCTCATTTTCGAGTGTTAATAACTACACGATTAGAACTATTACAATCTAATCAAAGAATAGAGTTAAAAGTATTAGGACTAGATACAGCCATTATTTTATTAGAGTCATTTATCAGTAGAGAAAGAATACAAAATGAATACACAATTGCTCAGAAAATATGTGAGTTTTTAGGTTGTTTACCATTAGGATTGGAGTTAGTAGGACGTTATCTGCAATATAAACACGATTTATCATTAGCAGAAATGTTGGAACGTTTAGAAGCCAACGGAGTGAAGCAACAAGCATTACAAAAACCGGAAAAGTTTACTTCAGATATGACGGCTGAGTTAGGAGTTTCGGCCGCTTTTGATTTAAGCTGGCAAGAATTAAATTCTACAGCCAAAGAGTTGAGTTTATTTTTGTGTATATTTGATTTAGTCCCTATGTCTTGGCAGTTGATAGAGCAGTGTTTTCCTGAGCAAGATCCAAAAAATTTAGAAGAAGCTAGAGATGAATTTCTAGTATATCTACATTTACTGCAACGTGAAGGAAAAGAGACTTATAAACTCCATGAATTAATTAGAGAGTTTTTTCAAAGTAAATTAGTTGAATTAACACAGACTAATTTAATGGAAGCAGTAGCTTTAAAAATTGGGTATATTGCAACTAAAAATACTATCTGTATTACCGAAATTTTACAAAAAGGATTATTAAATTGGAACTTTCCTCCAACTTCACCATTATCAGCATTAGAATGGGGAAAGCAAGTTTATATAGCCAGTCAATCTTGGTGTAATGGACTAGATAAATTAGCCAAATTATTAATGCCTCTAAGAGTAGATGGTAATTTACCAGTTTTAGGTGTTGCTTTGGTTGAAAAAAATAGCAGCAGTTTCATAGATAATCTGCTCAATAAGCTACCTAATTCTGGTGCTATTCTCTCTGAACAAATATTAATAAATAATCCAAATCTATTTTCCCTTGTAACAGGTTGGTATTTTGGAGATAATATTCAAGAAAATATTGTTGAATTACCTTCAGAAGCTACCAAAATTGTTGACTATCATTATACTTGTGATTCTTCATATCTAAATGCACTTTTTGAATTAGGTTGGAGTCATTTTCAATCTCGATCATCCTTGATTAAACCCAATGTATCTACAGCTTGGCAGTATACTTTTGATCATATTGTTGAGAAATTATCAAAACTATTACAAGAACGTTCGCTTCCTGTTTCATCAGGATATCTTTCTCTGGAGGCTGGTTGGCACGCAGCTATTTATTTAACTCGGAAACATCTAATAAACTCCTACCCATACCGAAATGAATATTATGATCCAATTGCTTTAGACGAGATTGAAAACTGCTTATCTAAAGTTAATCAAAACCAGTTTTCCTCAATGAGGAAACACTGTTTAAACCAGTTAAGAATTGAGATAGAAGCTTGTAGTGATAAAGGTCAAACTCATTTAACTTTTTCTCCTTCTATTCAAGTATATAAAAGTCGCTCTAATATTTCTGATGAAATTTTATTAAATTATACAACAGAAATTTTTCAGCAATCAATAGAAAGTTATGAGCAATTAGTTAATAATTTATTTATGAAATTTGTTCCTAAATTAAAGTTAGCATCAATTTTACCTGCTCGACTTGTTGGTTATATTGCTCCACCTAAAAATTCTGCTGATTCAATTAGTATGCGTTGGCATTGGGAATCTTTATCTAAAAATCAAAAAAGTTATGTAGATTTTAAATTAATTGAAAATGAAAGTTCTCTACCCTCTTCATTTTCCCAAACGGCTCTATTTCCTCAAGGACTCAAAGTAAGTCCATTTACTCCATTTACATGGCTAGGGACTAACCCTGTAACTGAACGGGTATATCAATGGCTGTGGGAAGATTTAAAAAAAATAGGATGGGTTAAAGGAGATCGCTTAAACCATGCAGGGTTTCCTTACTGGAGATGA